In Fodinibius saliphilus, a genomic segment contains:
- the rnz gene encoding ribonuclease Z encodes MIIVPLGVASATPTATRHLSSVAVWREGSVFLFDCGENTQMRMLQGGLKRSQIDCIFISHFDTDHYSGLIGLLSTLQLQRRERKLTLVGPEGIQDFVEWNFDFANIDLNYPIEYVEVEEGFEEERVVDEEEYYIEARPLNHTKFCIGYRFQEKDKPGKVDAEKAQEQGISEDWQYKELKAGNDVELDDGTVVKSMDIVGHPRPGDSFAYITDTKYCPNSVKLGKNTNVLFHEATFSNSLSDKAEETGHSTAKDAARVANEAKTKLLVITHFSARYTNEYVLLREARDDFFPTWVATELRPIFTDPAHEKGIIEPKVYLKEIDNKGGNKNKGGKNKSSNKRKRKRRSKGKKKKRFRKRKNYSGKKSRKKYDKSSNNDDRKKRRKKKKKDKKNNNSGSSSHDSQRKPKQITPRTPFDDFDRF; translated from the coding sequence ATGATTATTGTACCACTAGGAGTTGCCTCAGCAACACCCACAGCAACCCGTCACCTTTCGTCGGTGGCAGTATGGAGAGAGGGAAGTGTTTTTCTTTTTGATTGTGGCGAAAATACACAAATGAGAATGCTTCAAGGGGGGCTTAAGCGCTCACAAATAGACTGCATTTTTATTTCTCATTTCGACACAGATCATTATTCGGGGTTAATCGGGTTACTGTCAACTCTGCAATTACAACGAAGAGAACGAAAATTAACCCTTGTTGGTCCAGAAGGAATACAGGATTTTGTAGAATGGAATTTTGACTTTGCCAATATCGACCTCAACTATCCTATTGAATATGTAGAGGTTGAAGAAGGGTTTGAGGAAGAACGAGTCGTCGATGAAGAAGAATATTATATTGAGGCTCGCCCCCTCAACCATACCAAATTTTGTATCGGATATCGCTTTCAGGAAAAAGATAAGCCCGGAAAGGTCGATGCCGAAAAAGCACAAGAACAGGGTATTAGCGAAGATTGGCAGTATAAAGAGTTGAAGGCCGGAAATGATGTGGAGCTGGATGATGGTACTGTTGTGAAATCAATGGATATTGTCGGCCATCCTCGTCCCGGTGATAGTTTTGCTTATATCACTGATACAAAGTATTGCCCAAACTCTGTTAAGCTGGGTAAAAATACGAATGTATTGTTTCACGAAGCAACGTTCAGTAATAGTCTTTCTGACAAGGCAGAAGAAACAGGACATTCTACTGCAAAAGATGCGGCGCGTGTTGCAAATGAAGCTAAAACTAAGCTTCTGGTTATTACTCACTTTTCTGCCCGTTATACCAACGAATATGTTTTACTGCGAGAAGCTCGTGATGATTTCTTCCCAACATGGGTTGCTACTGAATTACGACCCATCTTTACTGATCCTGCCCATGAAAAAGGCATTATTGAGCCCAAAGTTTATCTGAAAGAAATAGATAATAAGGGCGGTAACAAGAATAAAGGCGGTAAGAACAAATCTTCCAACAAGAGAAAACGGAAACGTCGAAGTAAAGGAAAAAAGAAAAAACGATTCCGTAAACGGAAGAATTATTCTGGTAAGAAGTCGCGAAAAAAGTACGATAAGAGCAGTAATAACGACGATCGGAAAAAGCGAAGGAAAAAGAAGAAAAAAGATAAGAAAAATAACAATAGTGGCAGTAGCAGTCATGATTCGCAGCGTAAACCAAAACAAATTACGCCACGTACTCCATTTGATGATTTCGATCGATTCTAA